A single window of Streptococcus cristatus ATCC 51100 DNA harbors:
- a CDS encoding rhomboid family intramembrane serine protease, giving the protein MKQIFDRDYPVTSILLILTSLVFALMFLSYSFQYSSSEALYHFGAVHGYTIQAMPEQFWRVFAAIFIHIGLEHFVVNMLTLYFLGRQIEAIFGSWKFLILYLMSGVMGNLFVVYFSPNSLAAGASTALFGLFASVVVLRFATRNYYLQQLGQSYMSLLAVNLVMSFLPGISLAGHLGGLVGGALGAVILPVSGERYAFSKSQRFLALAVYFGLAAILIFLTFQRPIF; this is encoded by the coding sequence ATGAAACAAATCTTTGATAGAGACTATCCTGTGACAAGTATCCTGCTTATCCTAACGAGCCTTGTTTTTGCCTTGATGTTTCTTTCTTACAGTTTTCAATACAGCAGTTCCGAAGCCTTGTATCATTTTGGAGCCGTGCACGGTTATACTATTCAAGCGATGCCGGAGCAGTTTTGGCGGGTTTTTGCTGCTATTTTTATCCATATTGGTTTGGAGCATTTTGTGGTCAATATGCTGACGCTCTACTTTCTTGGTCGACAGATTGAGGCTATCTTTGGCTCTTGGAAATTTTTGATACTCTACCTAATGTCAGGCGTGATGGGGAATTTATTTGTGGTCTATTTTTCACCCAATAGCCTGGCAGCCGGGGCGTCTACTGCTCTTTTCGGCCTTTTTGCTTCCGTTGTTGTGCTTCGTTTTGCTACGCGAAACTATTATCTGCAGCAGCTGGGTCAGTCCTATATGAGCCTGCTGGCTGTCAATCTGGTCATGAGTTTTTTACCGGGAATTAGTCTTGCAGGCCACTTGGGCGGTCTAGTTGGCGGAGCTTTAGGGGCTGTGATCTTACCGGTTTCGGGAGAGCGCTACGCTTTTAGCAAGTCTCAACGTTTTTTAGCACTGGCAGTCTACTTTGGATTAGCAGCTATTCTGATTTTTCTGACTTTTCAACGACCAATTTTTTAA
- the abpB gene encoding C69 family dipeptidase AbpB has translation MKKTIFKIAISLMAIMLLPIQAVQACCGFIIGRHLTKDGSTLFGRTEDYPYYPNGGKHNKNYVVVEAKKYKEGDQIVDESNGFTYPRASSEMKYTATYDSARGDGSNGAFGEHGFNEAGVSMSSTVTAIPNKKVLEKDPLKADGLAEAAMLDVILPRAKTAREAIELLGKVIQEKGSAEGNTVVVADQKETWYMEILSGHQYVAVKVPEDKYAVFANTYYLGHVDLKDKENVIASEDVEKVAKEAGNYKTDKDGNFHIAKSYGPEKYAEGDRSRTYAGITLLDPKSKITYEDEEYELFRSPTDPNKKFTLEDAFALQRNRFEHLNGRFVPDDQIGVKKQGDDGANDAVRKDQYKYALGNENVIDAHVYQIDPKLPKSFGGKVWLGLGPSRNTPYVPFYGNVQDTYKAFKPQTATYDPNSWYWTVWHIDQMAIKNQDIFGKSVQDHWKMMEKQFIADQEKKDIENYSLKDQPDAAKAAEGKVTKDSLEMSDRLFQHFKDYEKMMEKRLEAAGRKSDPYRASQPDDKQDPSTPEKPDTPKPPQKPQITDDANKTIIPAPDYTAAPPTHDIPANAEGNPNNRFGYAAKANVQVFGQPSVRTEVPQVQNQTPQAPSQAPQITVANAEGNPNNRFGYAANSDNGKNFKNVETFVNTK, from the coding sequence ATGAAGAAGACAATCTTTAAAATTGCTATTTCATTAATGGCAATCATGCTCTTACCTATCCAAGCTGTGCAAGCCTGCTGTGGCTTCATTATTGGTCGGCATTTGACCAAGGATGGATCAACACTTTTTGGTCGTACAGAAGACTATCCTTACTACCCGAATGGTGGCAAGCACAACAAAAACTATGTTGTTGTGGAAGCCAAAAAATATAAGGAAGGCGACCAGATTGTGGATGAGTCCAACGGTTTCACCTATCCACGTGCATCCAGCGAAATGAAATATACTGCAACCTATGATTCTGCGCGTGGTGATGGTAGTAACGGCGCTTTTGGAGAACATGGCTTTAATGAAGCGGGTGTTTCTATGTCGTCCACAGTCACAGCAATTCCAAATAAAAAGGTTCTTGAAAAAGATCCTCTGAAAGCAGATGGCTTGGCCGAAGCTGCTATGTTAGATGTGATTTTGCCTCGTGCCAAAACAGCTCGTGAAGCAATCGAGTTGCTTGGAAAAGTCATTCAAGAAAAGGGCTCTGCTGAAGGGAATACAGTGGTTGTTGCCGATCAAAAAGAGACTTGGTACATGGAAATCTTGTCTGGTCACCAATACGTAGCCGTGAAAGTGCCTGAAGATAAGTACGCAGTATTTGCTAATACTTATTATCTTGGCCATGTAGATTTGAAGGACAAAGAAAATGTTATTGCTTCTGAAGATGTAGAGAAAGTAGCCAAAGAAGCAGGAAACTACAAGACAGATAAAGATGGCAATTTCCACATTGCTAAATCATACGGACCAGAAAAATATGCAGAAGGCGACCGTTCTCGTACGTATGCAGGAATCACACTTCTTGATCCAAAATCTAAAATTACTTACGAAGATGAGGAGTACGAGCTTTTCCGCTCTCCAACAGATCCAAACAAGAAATTCACTCTTGAAGATGCCTTTGCTTTGCAACGGAACCGCTTTGAACATTTGAATGGCCGTTTCGTACCGGATGATCAAATTGGCGTTAAGAAACAAGGTGATGATGGGGCTAATGATGCTGTTCGGAAAGATCAGTACAAATACGCTTTAGGTAATGAGAATGTTATCGATGCTCATGTCTACCAAATTGATCCGAAACTGCCAAAATCTTTCGGTGGTAAAGTTTGGCTCGGTTTGGGACCATCACGCAATACACCATACGTGCCTTTCTACGGTAACGTTCAGGATACTTACAAGGCCTTCAAGCCACAGACAGCTACTTATGATCCAAACTCATGGTACTGGACAGTATGGCACATTGACCAAATGGCTATCAAGAATCAAGATATCTTTGGTAAGAGTGTTCAAGACCATTGGAAGATGATGGAAAAACAATTTATCGCTGATCAAGAGAAAAAAGATATTGAGAACTATTCGCTGAAAGATCAACCAGATGCTGCGAAGGCCGCTGAAGGTAAAGTAACTAAAGATTCTCTTGAAATGTCAGATCGACTTTTCCAACACTTCAAGGACTATGAAAAGATGATGGAAAAACGTTTAGAAGCTGCTGGACGTAAGTCTGATCCTTATCGTGCTTCACAACCAGACGATAAACAAGATCCATCAACACCTGAAAAACCGGATACTCCGAAGCCACCACAAAAACCACAAATTACGGATGATGCAAATAAAACTATCATTCCAGCACCAGATTATACTGCGGCTCCTCCAACACATGATATTCCTGCCAATGCAGAAGGCAATCCAAACAATCGCTTTGGCTATGCAGCTAAAGCAAATGTGCAAGTTTTTGGACAACCATCTGTTCGTACTGAAGTGCCTCAAGTACAAAACCAGACTCCTCAAGCACCAAGTCAGGCTCCACAAATAACAGTTGCGAATGCAGAAGGCAATCCAAATAACCGCTTTGGATATGCGGCCAATTCTGATAATGGCAAAAATTTCAAGAATGTGGAAACTTTTGTTAATACCAAATGA
- the galU gene encoding UTP--glucose-1-phosphate uridylyltransferase GalU, whose translation MSKVRKAVIPAAGLGTRFLPATKALAKEMLPIVDKPTIQFIVEEALKSGIKDILVVTGKSKRSIEDHFDSNFELEYNLKEKGKNDLLKLVDETTGIGLHFIRQSHPRGLGDAVLQAKAFVGNEPFVVMLGDDLMDITNDKAVPLTKQLMDDYAATHASTIAVMQVPHEEVSAYGVIAPQGEGVNGLYSVEKFVEKPAPEDAPSDLAIIGRYLLTPEIFEILEKQTPGAGNEIQLTDAIDTLNKTQRVFAREFKGDRYDVGDKFGFMKTSIDYALKHPQVKDDLKQYIIDLGKKLDKKTKK comes from the coding sequence ATGTCAAAAGTCAGAAAAGCAGTCATCCCTGCAGCCGGTCTCGGAACTCGCTTCTTGCCAGCCACTAAGGCACTGGCCAAAGAAATGCTGCCAATCGTTGACAAACCAACTATTCAGTTTATCGTCGAAGAAGCTCTCAAATCTGGAATCAAAGACATTCTGGTTGTCACAGGGAAGTCAAAACGCTCCATCGAGGACCACTTTGACTCCAACTTTGAACTAGAATACAACCTCAAGGAAAAGGGCAAGAACGACTTGCTCAAGTTGGTGGATGAGACCACTGGTATTGGCTTGCATTTCATCCGTCAGAGTCACCCACGTGGACTCGGGGACGCCGTACTTCAAGCCAAGGCCTTCGTCGGAAATGAACCTTTTGTGGTCATGCTAGGTGATGATTTGATGGACATTACCAATGACAAGGCAGTGCCACTCACCAAACAACTCATGGATGACTACGCAGCAACCCACGCGTCTACAATTGCAGTTATGCAGGTTCCTCACGAAGAAGTCTCTGCTTATGGCGTTATTGCACCGCAAGGCGAAGGCGTCAATGGCCTCTACAGCGTTGAAAAATTTGTTGAAAAACCAGCACCAGAGGATGCGCCAAGTGATTTGGCGATTATCGGACGCTACCTGCTAACACCAGAAATTTTTGAAATCTTGGAGAAACAAACTCCTGGTGCGGGCAATGAAATTCAACTGACTGATGCCATCGATACCCTCAACAAAACTCAGCGCGTCTTTGCCCGTGAATTCAAAGGCGACCGCTATGATGTCGGCGACAAGTTTGGCTTCATGAAAACTTCTATCGATTATGCCCTCAAACACCCTCAAGTCAAAGACGATTTGAAACAATACATTATCGATTTAGGCAAAAAATTAGATAAGAAAACGAAAAAATAA
- a CDS encoding NAD(P)H-dependent glycerol-3-phosphate dehydrogenase, producing MDKQRIAVVGPGSWGTALSQVLNDNGHEVRIWGNIAEQIDEINNQHTNKRYFKDVVLSEEIKAYHDLKDALENVDAVLFVVPTKVTRLVAKQVAQTLDHKVKIMHASKGLEPNSHQRISTILEEEIPADLRSEIVVVSGPSHAEETIVRDITLITAASKDLETAKYVQELFSNHYFRLYTNTDVVGVETAGALKNIIAVGAGALHGLGYGDNAKAAIITRGLAEITRLGVKLGANPLTYSGLSGVGDLIVTGTSVHSRNWRAGDALGRGEKLADIEANMGMVIEGISTTKAAYELAQELGVYMPITQAIYKVIYDGHDIKDAIHDMMSNEFKAENEWS from the coding sequence ATGGATAAACAACGAATTGCTGTGGTTGGTCCTGGTTCGTGGGGAACGGCTCTGTCGCAAGTCCTCAATGATAATGGCCATGAAGTCCGGATTTGGGGCAATATTGCAGAGCAGATTGACGAGATCAATAATCAGCATACAAACAAACGCTATTTCAAAGATGTTGTTCTAAGCGAGGAAATTAAGGCTTATCATGACTTAAAAGATGCTCTAGAAAACGTTGATGCTGTGCTTTTTGTCGTGCCGACCAAGGTGACCCGTCTGGTAGCCAAACAGGTTGCGCAAACCTTGGATCACAAGGTGAAAATCATGCATGCATCTAAGGGACTGGAACCTAACAGCCACCAACGGATTTCGACTATTCTGGAAGAGGAAATCCCTGCTGACTTGCGCAGCGAGATTGTCGTTGTTTCAGGACCTAGCCACGCTGAAGAAACTATCGTCCGCGATATTACCCTGATTACCGCAGCATCTAAGGATCTTGAAACCGCTAAATATGTGCAGGAACTCTTCAGCAACCACTATTTTCGCCTCTACACCAATACCGATGTCGTCGGCGTAGAAACAGCAGGTGCTCTGAAAAATATCATCGCAGTTGGAGCCGGAGCTCTCCACGGACTGGGCTATGGTGACAATGCCAAAGCTGCCATCATCACACGCGGTCTGGCTGAAATTACCCGACTGGGTGTCAAACTGGGAGCCAACCCTCTGACTTACAGCGGTCTTTCTGGTGTCGGCGACTTGATTGTCACAGGAACTTCTGTCCACTCTCGCAACTGGCGGGCTGGAGATGCGCTGGGGCGTGGCGAAAAATTGGCTGATATTGAAGCTAATATGGGCATGGTTATCGAAGGAATCTCTACGACCAAGGCTGCCTACGAACTGGCTCAGGAGCTCGGTGTCTATATGCCTATCACTCAGGCCATCTACAAGGTTATCTATGACGGCCATGATATCAAAGATGCCATTCATGATATGATGAGCAATGAATTCAAAGCTGAAAATGAGTGGTCTTAA
- a CDS encoding ABC transporter ATP-binding protein gives MFRKALSAYKLFIFLSLLMTSLMLASSLLQPLYLKDVLNALLSGNREEIYRLGAWLLGFGLVGLLAGGANVTLAAYIAQGVSSDLREKTFRKIQTFSYANIEQFNAGNLVVRMTNDINQVQNLVMMIFQILFRLPILFLGSFILAVVTIPSLWWVIVLMVFLVFFLTGVMMGLMGPRFAKFQVLLEKINAIAKENLRGVRVVKSFVQEREQYQKFTQVSDELLEQNLFIGYAFSIVQPMMMIVGYGAVYLTMWLLSSMIQMDPGLVNSIVSFISYLNQIMFTIIMVGFLGNTVTRAMVSIRRIKEVLDTEPAMTFKHEVEEDLEGSLVFDHVTFTYPTDTEPMLKDISFEVKPGEMIGVVGATGAGKSTLAQLIPRLFDPQEGSIKIGGKDLRDISEASLRKNVSIVLQKAILFKGTIADNLRQGKQNASLPELEQAARIAQASEFINRMEDTYNSQVEERGNNFSGGQKQRMSIARGVVSNPNILILDDSTSALDAKSEKLVQEALNKDLKGTTTIIIAQKISSVVHADKILVLDQGRLIGQGRHADLVATNDVYREIYETQKGKED, from the coding sequence ATGTTCAGAAAAGCTTTATCAGCCTATAAATTATTTATCTTTCTATCTCTTCTGATGACATCGCTGATGCTAGCTAGCTCGCTGTTGCAGCCCCTGTATCTCAAAGATGTCTTGAATGCTCTTTTGTCAGGAAATCGGGAAGAAATCTATCGTTTGGGGGCTTGGTTACTGGGCTTTGGTCTAGTCGGCTTACTTGCTGGCGGGGCAAATGTGACCCTGGCAGCCTATATTGCGCAAGGTGTGTCGTCAGATTTACGGGAAAAAACCTTTCGGAAAATCCAGACTTTCTCTTATGCCAATATTGAACAGTTCAATGCAGGGAATCTAGTCGTCCGCATGACCAATGACATCAACCAAGTACAAAATTTGGTCATGATGATATTTCAGATTTTATTTCGCCTGCCTATTCTATTTTTAGGTTCCTTTATTTTGGCGGTGGTGACCATTCCTTCCTTGTGGTGGGTGATTGTCTTGATGGTCTTTTTGGTCTTCTTTTTGACAGGAGTGATGATGGGCTTAATGGGTCCACGCTTTGCTAAATTCCAAGTTCTCTTAGAAAAGATCAATGCGATTGCCAAAGAAAATCTGCGTGGCGTCCGTGTCGTCAAATCTTTCGTGCAGGAGAGAGAGCAGTATCAGAAATTTACGCAAGTTTCAGATGAACTTTTGGAGCAAAATCTCTTTATTGGCTATGCCTTTTCGATCGTTCAACCAATGATGATGATCGTCGGCTATGGGGCTGTCTATCTGACCATGTGGCTCTTGTCTAGCATGATACAGATGGATCCAGGCTTGGTTAACTCGATTGTTTCTTTCATTTCTTATTTGAATCAAATCATGTTTACCATCATCATGGTTGGCTTTTTGGGCAATACCGTTACGCGTGCCATGGTATCGATTCGGCGGATCAAGGAGGTCTTGGATACAGAGCCAGCGATGACCTTCAAGCATGAAGTTGAAGAAGATCTGGAAGGTAGTCTGGTCTTTGACCATGTGACCTTTACCTATCCGACAGATACAGAGCCCATGCTCAAGGATATTAGCTTTGAAGTCAAACCAGGAGAGATGATTGGTGTTGTCGGAGCGACAGGAGCAGGAAAATCAACTCTGGCTCAGCTCATTCCACGCCTTTTTGATCCTCAGGAAGGCTCCATCAAAATTGGTGGCAAGGACTTGCGAGACATTAGTGAAGCTTCGTTGAGAAAAAATGTCTCTATCGTTCTGCAAAAAGCTATTTTATTTAAGGGGACGATTGCGGACAATCTGCGTCAAGGAAAGCAAAATGCTAGCCTGCCAGAATTAGAACAGGCGGCGCGAATTGCTCAGGCAAGCGAGTTTATCAATCGCATGGAAGATACCTACAACAGCCAGGTCGAAGAACGGGGAAATAATTTCTCTGGCGGACAAAAGCAGAGAATGTCCATCGCGCGTGGTGTCGTCAGCAACCCTAATATTCTTATCCTAGATGACTCGACTTCAGCGCTGGATGCCAAGTCCGAAAAGCTGGTCCAAGAGGCGCTGAACAAGGATTTGAAGGGAACAACGACCATCATCATTGCCCAGAAGATTAGCTCCGTGGTTCATGCGGACAAGATTTTGGTGCTAGATCAAGGACGCTTGATTGGCCAAGGTAGACACGCAGACTTGGTTGCTACAAATGATGTCTACCGAGAAATTTATGAGACTCAAAAAGGAAAGGAGGACTAA
- a CDS encoding ABC transporter ATP-binding protein, which produces MKTAKFFWQYFKQYKLAFLVVMIMIVISTVLQVLFPIFTGLAISELVELGSAFASGKLASGDVSAFAAFQGIMWNLALAFIFLSLSSLIYMLLMSRIISYSTNEMRKGLFGKLARLTVSFFDRHQDGDILSRFTSDLDNILQALNESLVQVMSNIALYIGLIIIMFMRHATLAWVTIASTPVAIIVLVSIVKLARKYTDLQQKEVGQLNAYMDETISGQKVVIVQGMQEEVIKGFVQQNDKVRSATFKGRAFAGLLFPVMNGMSLINTAIVIFVGSAIMLNDPNVKTSVAIGLISTFTQFSQQYYQPIIQVAASWGSLQLAFTGADRIQEMFDAPEEVRPQNAPAFTELKEGVEIKHVDFSYVEGKPILKDVSISAPKGKMIAVVGPTGSGKTTIMNLINRFYDVDKGSIEFDGRDIRDYDLDSLRSHVGIVLQDSVLFSGTIRDNIRFGVPDASQEMVEIAARATHIHEYIESLPDKYDTIVDDDQNIFSTGQKQLISIARTLLTDPQVLILDEATSNVDTVTESKIQSAMEAIVAGRTSFVIAHRLKTILNADQIIVLKDGEVIERGNHHELLHLGGFYSELYHNQFVFE; this is translated from the coding sequence ATGAAGACAGCAAAATTTTTCTGGCAATATTTTAAACAGTATAAACTGGCCTTTTTGGTCGTCATGATTATGATTGTCATCTCTACGGTTTTACAGGTTCTATTTCCGATTTTTACTGGTCTCGCCATTAGTGAGTTAGTGGAGCTGGGTAGTGCTTTTGCGAGTGGCAAGCTTGCTTCAGGCGATGTTTCTGCCTTTGCTGCTTTTCAAGGAATCATGTGGAATTTAGCGCTGGCTTTCATCTTCCTTTCGCTATCGAGCTTGATTTACATGCTGCTGATGAGTCGGATCATTTCCTACTCAACCAATGAAATGCGCAAGGGGCTCTTTGGAAAATTAGCTCGCTTGACCGTTTCCTTCTTTGACCGCCATCAAGATGGAGATATCTTGTCGCGTTTTACCAGCGATTTAGATAATATCTTGCAGGCTTTAAACGAGAGCCTAGTCCAAGTGATGAGCAATATCGCTCTCTACATCGGCCTGATTATCATCATGTTTATGCGGCATGCGACCTTGGCTTGGGTGACGATTGCCAGTACGCCAGTAGCCATCATTGTTTTGGTGTCTATCGTCAAGCTGGCTCGCAAGTACACAGACTTGCAGCAAAAAGAAGTCGGTCAGCTCAATGCTTATATGGATGAGACGATTTCCGGCCAGAAGGTAGTCATTGTGCAGGGAATGCAAGAAGAAGTCATCAAAGGCTTTGTCCAGCAAAATGATAAGGTTCGGTCAGCTACTTTCAAAGGACGCGCTTTTGCTGGCTTGCTCTTTCCTGTCATGAACGGAATGAGCCTGATCAATACGGCTATCGTGATTTTTGTAGGTTCAGCCATTATGCTCAATGATCCTAATGTGAAGACCTCAGTAGCCATTGGTCTGATTTCAACCTTTACACAGTTTTCTCAACAATACTATCAGCCTATCATTCAGGTTGCGGCAAGCTGGGGAAGCCTGCAGCTGGCTTTCACTGGTGCGGATCGGATTCAGGAAATGTTTGATGCGCCTGAGGAAGTGCGCCCTCAGAATGCACCAGCCTTTACCGAGCTGAAAGAAGGCGTCGAGATAAAGCATGTGGATTTCTCTTATGTAGAAGGAAAGCCGATTTTGAAAGATGTTTCCATTTCGGCTCCAAAAGGTAAAATGATTGCCGTTGTAGGACCGACAGGATCAGGAAAGACGACCATTATGAACCTGATCAATCGTTTTTACGATGTGGATAAGGGCAGTATCGAATTTGACGGGCGCGATATCCGAGACTATGACTTGGATAGCTTGCGCAGTCATGTAGGTATCGTTTTGCAAGATTCTGTCTTGTTCAGCGGAACCATTCGAGATAATATCCGATTTGGAGTACCGGATGCAAGTCAGGAGATGGTTGAAATCGCTGCGCGTGCTACCCATATTCACGAGTATATTGAAAGCTTGCCTGATAAATACGACACAATCGTAGATGATGATCAAAACATCTTTTCAACAGGTCAAAAGCAATTGATTTCAATTGCTCGAACCCTTTTGACCGATCCTCAAGTGCTGATCTTGGATGAAGCCACCTCTAATGTTGATACGGTAACCGAGAGCAAGATCCAGAGCGCGATGGAGGCCATTGTGGCAGGACGGACCAGCTTTGTCATCGCTCACCGCTTAAAGACCATATTGAATGCAGACCAGATTATTGTCTTAAAAGATGGGGAAGTCATTGAAAGAGGCAATCATCATGAATTGCTGCATCTAGGCGGCTTCTATTCTGAGCTTTACCACAATCAATTTGTGTTTGAATAG
- a CDS encoding substrate-binding domain-containing protein, with protein MRSSKGKKRIQTCQKCALWSIFVLVICCLTFIYSKASMPDSSQIKIGATYMTMNNDFYQTLNAELEKKTNQQGSRLYVRDSELDEKKQSQQIAYFIKEKVDVIVINPVKSDSPDIIRALNAAKKAGIRIIVVDAPMSKQVAVDTTIVSDNYQAGVLIAKDMMGRLSEANILLLEHQNAISAMDRLQGFLDTIKGHPSYRIVSQLETLGQTEESMPQVKNALDNGLEFNVVMALNDRAAIGALAAIKDQGVAEKIYIYGVDGSPDIKNFLANTNDIQGTVAQSPIQMGRKVAEVIELLREKKSCDSQYLIPVRLINKDNISEYTVTGWQ; from the coding sequence ATGAGATCGAGTAAGGGAAAAAAGAGGATTCAGACTTGCCAGAAATGCGCTCTCTGGTCTATTTTTGTGCTGGTAATCTGTTGCCTTACTTTTATTTATTCTAAGGCTAGCATGCCCGACAGTAGTCAAATTAAAATCGGGGCGACCTATATGACCATGAACAATGATTTTTATCAAACCTTGAATGCTGAATTGGAGAAAAAAACCAATCAACAGGGGAGTCGGCTCTATGTTCGTGATTCGGAATTGGATGAGAAAAAGCAGAGTCAGCAAATTGCTTATTTTATCAAAGAGAAAGTGGATGTCATCGTCATCAACCCAGTAAAGAGTGATAGTCCAGATATTATCAGGGCTTTGAATGCTGCTAAAAAAGCTGGCATCCGCATTATCGTGGTAGATGCGCCGATGAGCAAGCAAGTAGCCGTTGATACGACTATCGTGTCGGATAACTATCAAGCGGGAGTTTTGATTGCTAAAGATATGATGGGTCGGCTTTCCGAGGCGAATATTCTCTTGCTTGAACACCAGAATGCCATCTCAGCCATGGATCGGCTACAGGGCTTTCTGGATACGATCAAGGGACATCCAAGCTATCGAATCGTTTCTCAGTTGGAGACTTTGGGACAGACCGAAGAAAGCATGCCCCAGGTCAAAAATGCCTTGGATAATGGTTTGGAATTTAACGTTGTCATGGCTCTTAATGATCGTGCTGCAATCGGTGCCTTGGCAGCAATCAAAGATCAAGGTGTCGCAGAAAAAATTTATATCTATGGGGTTGACGGCTCTCCAGATATTAAGAATTTTTTAGCCAATACGAATGACATTCAAGGAACAGTGGCCCAATCGCCTATTCAGATGGGACGAAAGGTGGCAGAAGTGATTGAGCTGCTGCGGGAAAAGAAATCCTGTGACAGCCAGTATCTGATACCAGTCCGCTTGATAAACAAGGACAATATCAGCGAGTATACAGTTACAGGGTGGCAGTAA
- a CDS encoding sensor histidine kinase — MKPNKSIFYSKIALMVINFIAIVYNASIYLFATNYAVTRGFSHSLLERLDAIPGSPSFIFLISIIFYACLLLVMYYREKHPNQLSVYDKVTMIEILLMLVIFTALHSSYNGLILLVFADIFYGSKEFNASKDKKYWFSFIILSFSMLLLSNYDLLSLFVKLPSLDTYIRFYPESIRLLLLFGKNFLFSLNIVVFMISLLFYIMPAITERHRIEEELRMASQANRELNSYLALSEKIAEDRERKRIAREIHDTLGHALTGISAGIDAIKVLVDIDTERAKEQLNNVSVVVRDGIRDVRGSLNKMRPGTLENNSLKEALLKIIREYEAISNLDIHFLYEWDTIDLDIAKEDIVFRIVQESITNSVRHGHAKTVWIELLEKENYIMTIRDDGVGFDELHYGYGLKQMQERLAIIGGKVHFENRDGFYTYIEIPKIGGWND; from the coding sequence ATGAAACCAAACAAAAGCATTTTTTACAGTAAAATAGCTCTGATGGTCATCAATTTTATAGCCATTGTCTATAATGCTTCGATTTACCTTTTCGCAACTAATTATGCCGTGACAAGAGGCTTCAGTCACTCGCTTTTAGAGCGCTTGGATGCCATCCCAGGATCTCCTAGTTTCATTTTTCTGATTTCCATCATCTTTTATGCCTGCCTATTGCTGGTGATGTACTATCGGGAAAAGCACCCCAATCAGCTATCCGTTTACGATAAAGTGACCATGATTGAGATTTTACTGATGCTGGTCATCTTTACTGCCCTGCATTCGTCTTACAATGGGTTGATTCTTCTCGTTTTTGCAGATATTTTCTATGGCTCCAAAGAGTTCAATGCCTCCAAGGACAAAAAATATTGGTTTTCCTTTATTATCTTGAGTTTCAGTATGTTGCTATTGTCAAACTACGACCTGCTGTCGCTCTTTGTCAAACTGCCTTCATTGGATACCTATATTCGTTTTTATCCAGAATCTATACGTTTGCTGCTGCTTTTTGGTAAGAACTTTCTTTTCTCCCTCAATATTGTTGTTTTTATGATTTCCTTGCTCTTTTATATCATGCCGGCGATTACAGAGCGGCACCGGATTGAGGAGGAACTTCGCATGGCTTCCCAGGCCAATCGGGAGTTGAACAGCTATCTAGCCTTATCAGAAAAAATTGCTGAAGACCGAGAAAGAAAGCGGATTGCTCGTGAGATTCATGATACACTGGGCCATGCTTTGACGGGTATCTCAGCGGGAATTGATGCCATCAAGGTACTAGTAGATATTGATACCGAGCGGGCCAAGGAGCAGCTCAATAATGTCTCGGTCGTCGTTCGTGACGGGATTCGGGATGTTCGAGGTTCTCTCAATAAAATGCGGCCGGGAACTTTGGAGAATAATAGTTTGAAAGAAGCTTTGTTAAAGATTATCCGAGAGTATGAAGCCATTTCCAACTTGGATATCCATTTTCTTTATGAATGGGATACGATCGATTTAGATATTGCCAAAGAAGATATTGTGTTTCGCATCGTGCAGGAATCAATTACCAATTCTGTGCGTCACGGGCACGCCAAGACCGTTTGGATTGAGTTGTTAGAAAAAGAAAATTATATTATGACCATTCGAGATGATGGTGTAGGTTTTGATGAATTGCATTATGGCTATGGCTTGAAGCAAATGCAGGAACGGTTGGCTATTATCGGTGGGAAGGTTCATTTTGAAAATCGAGATGGCTTTTATACCTACATTGAAATCCCCAAAATAGGAGGTTGGAATGATTAA